The following proteins are encoded in a genomic region of Vibrio tasmaniensis:
- a CDS encoding glutathione S-transferase family protein — protein sequence MIKLISFKNCPFVQRVMGSLVMKNVPFEIEYIELNNKPQWFLDISPNGQVPVLITENDTVLFESDAIVEYLDDKYTPIEEVSPEQKALDRAWSYQASKHYMPQCGTMASKDKDTFETRLANLQKAFLKAEKKLGDTEFFKGDYISNVDIAWLPLLHRAFVIKERSGFDMLEGFPKVQKWQAALIESGLTDKTVPADFIDKFSGFYLTNNYLASLAEAR from the coding sequence ATGATTAAATTGATTAGCTTTAAAAACTGCCCATTTGTTCAACGTGTAATGGGTTCACTAGTAATGAAAAACGTACCGTTTGAAATTGAGTACATTGAGCTGAATAACAAACCACAGTGGTTTTTGGATATCTCACCGAACGGGCAGGTACCTGTATTAATTACAGAGAACGACACCGTCCTTTTTGAATCTGATGCAATTGTTGAGTACCTAGACGATAAATATACGCCGATTGAAGAGGTTTCACCCGAGCAGAAAGCACTCGACCGTGCTTGGTCTTATCAAGCGAGTAAACATTACATGCCACAGTGCGGCACCATGGCGAGTAAAGACAAAGATACATTTGAAACACGCTTAGCCAATTTACAAAAGGCGTTCCTAAAGGCAGAGAAAAAACTGGGTGATACTGAGTTCTTTAAAGGGGATTACATCTCTAACGTCGACATCGCTTGGTTACCACTGTTACACCGAGCATTTGTTATTAAAGAGCGTTCAGGCTTCGATATGCTCGAAGGCTTCCCGAAAGTACAGAAGTGGCAAGCGGCGCTGATTGAATCTGGATTGACCGATAAAACCGTTCCAGCGGACTTTATTGACAAGTTCAGTGGCTTCTATTTAACGAACAATTACTTGGCAAGCCTAGCAGAAGCTCGCTAA
- a CDS encoding TonB-dependent receptor domain-containing protein, producing the protein MSEKSLLIRKPLMIRKPLSVAVAVICTSLSANVFAQKETQVTDEQMVVTATRTEMALKQAPASMSVITAQDIEDSPGITLADIVAESTSVESDFDSTRAGRQMISIRGMDSDYTLIMVNGRRLSSASAIIRGNDFDLSTIPAESIERVEIIRGPMSALYGSDGMGGTINIITKAPENDWSSTINMDTSSPLDGDGGEEYSVGFTTSGALIDDELFARFSLNQTSRDAWQPYTGNGRENITALEERDTLSLLANLTWNMTDNQTIDLDLGYSDDKRDGLAEYATGLNLVDSNVVRNSQAITHSGFWSWGDTQVRYSRENVTDNDAADLGNNYSSDVEELTQIVEASATTYLGESHTVTFGMDYQLSELTNKENLINGTSEAYQGALFVQDQWLMTEQLTATIGGRLDKHELYGEEFSPRVYLVHQTTNDLIIKGGVGKAFKAPSLTQNQADYTVNSCKGACDLYGNENLKPETSLNYEIAAIYNQPRWNVEGALFRNEINDLIDRDETYCENGGVFESGKGCADSSSSTGYVKGKRTYTNVSEAVVQGAELTGQFQITDEWGVSGNYTFLDTEDKSTGEELLERYKHSGLVKLNWSPTFDLNTFISARYRGERNIESDLTQDAYTTLNIGGVYNINDSVRVRAGITNLTDEAVSQELESMGYVEEPRTYYVGMTADF; encoded by the coding sequence ATGTCTGAGAAATCTCTTTTGATTCGTAAACCTCTTATGATTCGTAAACCCCTTTCGGTCGCAGTAGCTGTTATTTGCACCTCACTTTCGGCTAACGTGTTTGCGCAAAAAGAAACGCAAGTTACAGATGAACAAATGGTTGTTACGGCAACTCGTACTGAAATGGCTCTAAAACAAGCGCCAGCTTCAATGTCGGTTATCACCGCTCAAGACATCGAAGACAGCCCTGGAATCACTTTGGCTGACATCGTTGCAGAATCAACGAGTGTGGAATCTGATTTTGATAGCACACGTGCTGGCCGTCAGATGATCTCTATTCGTGGTATGGATTCAGACTATACGCTTATCATGGTGAATGGTCGTCGCTTAAGCTCTGCAAGTGCCATCATTCGTGGTAACGATTTCGATCTCTCGACTATTCCCGCTGAGTCAATCGAACGTGTTGAAATCATCCGCGGCCCAATGTCTGCACTTTACGGTTCAGATGGTATGGGTGGCACAATCAACATCATCACCAAAGCTCCAGAAAATGATTGGAGCTCAACGATTAACATGGACACTTCATCTCCATTAGACGGAGATGGTGGGGAAGAATATTCTGTTGGTTTTACCACGTCCGGTGCACTAATTGATGATGAGTTGTTTGCGCGTTTTTCTTTAAATCAAACCTCGCGTGACGCATGGCAACCATATACTGGTAATGGTCGAGAAAATATTACCGCTCTTGAGGAACGCGACACTTTAAGTTTGCTTGCCAACCTGACATGGAACATGACAGACAATCAGACGATTGATTTAGACCTTGGCTATAGTGACGATAAACGTGATGGTTTAGCTGAGTATGCTACAGGTTTGAACCTCGTGGACAGTAATGTTGTACGTAACAGTCAAGCGATTACACACAGCGGTTTTTGGAGCTGGGGTGACACACAAGTTCGTTACTCTCGTGAAAACGTGACAGATAATGATGCAGCTGATCTAGGTAACAATTACAGTAGTGATGTAGAAGAGCTAACTCAAATAGTAGAAGCATCAGCGACGACTTATCTTGGTGAGAGTCACACCGTAACTTTTGGTATGGACTACCAGTTGAGCGAATTGACCAACAAAGAAAACTTGATCAATGGTACATCAGAAGCGTATCAAGGTGCTTTGTTTGTTCAAGACCAGTGGTTGATGACTGAACAACTCACCGCAACCATTGGTGGGCGTTTAGATAAGCACGAATTGTACGGTGAAGAATTCAGCCCGCGTGTGTACTTAGTTCACCAAACGACTAATGATCTCATCATCAAAGGTGGTGTGGGTAAGGCTTTCAAAGCACCTTCGTTGACTCAAAACCAAGCCGACTACACGGTTAATAGCTGTAAGGGAGCGTGCGATTTATATGGCAACGAAAACCTGAAGCCTGAAACGAGCTTGAACTATGAAATTGCAGCAATATACAACCAACCACGTTGGAATGTTGAAGGTGCCTTGTTCCGCAACGAAATCAACGACCTTATTGATCGCGATGAAACGTACTGCGAGAACGGTGGAGTGTTTGAATCAGGTAAAGGTTGCGCGGACAGTTCTAGCTCAACTGGCTATGTGAAAGGGAAGCGTACTTATACCAATGTATCTGAGGCGGTGGTTCAAGGTGCAGAACTTACGGGTCAATTCCAGATTACCGATGAGTGGGGCGTGTCTGGTAACTACACGTTCTTAGACACAGAAGATAAGTCAACGGGTGAAGAACTGCTTGAGCGTTACAAGCATTCAGGTTTAGTTAAACTGAACTGGAGCCCAACTTTCGATCTGAATACCTTTATTAGTGCGCGTTACCGTGGCGAACGCAATATCGAAAGCGACTTAACGCAAGATGCATACACTACTTTAAACATTGGTGGCGTATACAACATTAATGATTCGGTTAGAGTGCGTGCAGGTATTACTAACTTGACTGATGAAGCTGTATCACAAGAGCTAGAGAGTATGGGTTATGTTGAAGAGCCACGTACTTACTACGTAGGTATGACAGCGGACTTCTAA
- a CDS encoding LysR family transcriptional regulator, with amino-acid sequence MNLAQVDLNLLVILKHLLEEKHVSNTALALDMSQPTVSRSLQKLRTVFNDDLLVRAAYGYELTPKAEVIKQDLNSVLTRLEKLVHGDVFEPETSNSTVRFFGLVPQVSHLLPKVVAQIRKQAPNMLVDIDSIPKRHFEPLLSGDAHFVLSTHEPLSSEQNLYRMFVISRDYRLLMSKDHPLADKEITVDDLLSSQLGQISLQGDKKLSIESRFKDLGLIDKQRQLSIPIQLSNFNVAPDMAEATDIIFHLPTPFAQQAAKQRNLVCKRVPKAIRSPSEDVYLYWHKRFHNDPMCRWIRELFKEIYS; translated from the coding sequence ATGAATCTTGCCCAAGTTGACCTAAACCTACTCGTTATTCTTAAACACCTTCTTGAAGAGAAGCACGTATCAAACACAGCCTTGGCGTTGGACATGAGCCAACCGACGGTGAGTCGTTCACTACAAAAGCTACGAACGGTATTCAACGATGACTTGTTAGTCCGCGCAGCCTATGGTTATGAGTTAACCCCGAAAGCAGAAGTTATTAAGCAAGACCTCAACTCTGTGCTCACACGCCTTGAGAAATTGGTCCATGGAGACGTATTTGAACCGGAGACGAGTAATAGTACCGTTCGGTTCTTTGGCTTGGTTCCTCAGGTTTCACACCTTTTGCCAAAAGTCGTGGCGCAAATCCGCAAGCAAGCACCGAATATGCTTGTCGATATCGACTCGATTCCTAAACGACACTTTGAACCTCTGTTATCAGGTGATGCGCACTTTGTATTGTCGACGCATGAACCATTAAGTTCTGAACAAAACTTGTATCGAATGTTCGTAATCAGTCGCGATTATCGGTTATTGATGAGCAAAGACCACCCTCTGGCGGATAAAGAGATCACCGTTGATGATTTATTGAGTAGCCAACTCGGCCAGATCTCACTGCAAGGGGATAAGAAGCTCTCGATTGAAAGTCGTTTCAAAGATTTGGGCTTGATTGATAAGCAGCGTCAGTTATCAATACCGATTCAACTGTCTAACTTTAATGTCGCACCGGACATGGCTGAAGCGACCGATATCATCTTTCACCTGCCGACACCTTTCGCTCAACAAGCAGCAAAACAGAGAAACCTTGTTTGTAAACGCGTACCCAAAGCGATCAGGAGCCCATCAGAAGACGTATATCTTTACTGGCATAAACGTTTCCACAATGACCCTATGTGTCGTTGGATTCGTGAACTATTTAAAGAGATATACTCCTAA
- a CDS encoding LysE/ArgO family amino acid transporter: MPTYFAGFSLGLSLILAIGSQNAFVLKQGLKNQHVLAVCAVCAISDALLISFGVTGFGAIVKQFPQIEQFARYGGAIFLGVYSFLSFRSAFTENHALEATTETKDSLTKAVTMCLAFTWLNPHVYLDTVVLLGSISTQYQPNQMLFGAGAVSASFVFFFLLGYGARFLAPMFKNPRSWKVLEFVVGVIMASIALSLVV, encoded by the coding sequence ATGCCGACTTACTTCGCAGGTTTCTCCCTTGGCCTTTCGCTGATTCTTGCGATTGGCTCTCAAAATGCGTTTGTTTTAAAGCAAGGGCTTAAGAACCAACACGTATTGGCAGTTTGCGCTGTGTGTGCCATTTCTGATGCCTTACTCATTAGTTTTGGCGTGACAGGCTTTGGTGCAATCGTTAAGCAGTTCCCACAAATTGAACAGTTCGCCCGTTATGGTGGGGCTATATTTTTGGGTGTCTATTCATTCTTAAGCTTCCGTTCAGCATTTACTGAAAACCACGCATTAGAAGCCACTACAGAAACTAAAGACTCGCTAACCAAAGCAGTTACCATGTGTTTAGCGTTTACTTGGCTTAATCCGCATGTGTATCTGGATACTGTGGTATTGCTGGGTTCTATCTCTACACAATATCAACCAAATCAAATGTTGTTTGGTGCAGGTGCAGTATCGGCTTCATTCGTGTTCTTTTTTTTACTTGGCTATGGCGCTCGCTTCTTAGCTCCAATGTTTAAGAACCCGAGATCATGGAAGGTGTTGGAATTTGTTGTAGGAGTGATCATGGCATCTATTGCACTATCTTTGGTTGTTTAG
- a CDS encoding DUF2256 domain-containing protein, with product MHKKPHLPTKTCPICQKPFSWRKKWQRCWDDVIYCSERCRRHKPTLA from the coding sequence ATGCACAAGAAGCCCCATTTACCAACTAAGACATGTCCTATTTGCCAAAAGCCTTTCTCATGGCGTAAAAAGTGGCAGCGCTGTTGGGATGATGTGATCTACTGTTCAGAACGTTGTCGTCGTCATAAGCCAACTTTGGCGTAA
- a CDS encoding AAA family ATPase: MKILSLEFENLNSLKGRWKLDFTQSPFAENGLFAITGPTGAGKTTILDAICLALFHRTPRLKSIAKGNNELMTRGTGECFAELEFEVQGKTYRSNFHQKRARGKHDGALQTPTCEFADADTDKVLETMLTKKTKLVEQVTGLDFSRFTKSIMLSQGEFAAFLNANANDRAELLEELTGTEVYSLISERIYDHFKSSEESLNHLKAKAEGVSLLSEEQIKELTAERETLEAEQKRLAEQLKEWQAHLSWWKDVTKAEQTIATSEHDLKTTQDELDRNQPLLERLANSEPAEKLRPMHKDLKRCEQEVNTTQAHLDNSTKLLAVRDAEKQDAQTKLTLSSDAVQKIKAEQQDQEKIIEQVRPLDNQIAVLKDKQTAACNAANTLNEQHTQQRNKQVVLVQKIDALKQQDQLSVEYLNTHQADQHLEKYLGQWQAKVEQVRTLERQHSEQLNSAKQALSAVDAQQTIIKSAQEAKATQDKTLAELVVLESSAKQQWEALQGNTSEQVLNAQKDLLEFWNRNTHSLLEINRGFLNAQQQLHAKTQAHQTNTQKVDKLSKEREVLVERYKEKETSLERLTRLIDQEGELAKYRAALESGSECPLCGSTDHSIEQSQDIANLVAQQEREKHELAIIKKDGQEHRQQLDSLAPMITALNDDIQRAQADMQQAQLNWQGVIGKLQQSLSDFVGMAPELVLLTINDLGNEATVATFAQQCEVQLSQSSQQLKALADAKAHYAEAEKQRLSVSVMADKAQSNLELAEQRLADLNKQNHSTNEQVAQIAQAKEQQWSALKESIVQTAIEAPELEHIDDWFTAKLQASSTWQQTKQQQADIEKQLITQSAELNTLDDKLSSAEKELATLTQQSESLVSELTRVTAERTELFGDKDIQATSNAMKQKVTEAVNAFDAAQLVLNRCELEHRTEQTKHISFSEELTSKQSSYTQATNAWLEALKTSPFEDEANFEAALLDEEVRTQLQSLKKYLDEAIVSAKTRLNTAKAAQVELQNHENAKAWQEQDQQQVEEATTECQNAQQSHATKIGAISANLETDSQNRSNQQDLFKQIDEQQLEFDDISRLNSLIGSKNGDKFRKFAQGLTLENLVYLANKQLQRLHGRYELKRKADDGLELQVLDTWQGDVMRDTKTLSGGESFLVSLALALALSDLVSYKTSIDSLFLDEGFGTLDSDTLDIALNALDNLNASGKMIGVISHVEALKERVPVQLKVTKHSGLGVSEMEKQYKVVA, from the coding sequence ATGAAGATTTTAAGCCTAGAATTTGAAAACCTGAACTCTTTGAAAGGGCGTTGGAAGCTCGATTTTACCCAATCACCGTTTGCAGAAAATGGCCTGTTCGCGATTACTGGCCCAACAGGAGCGGGTAAAACCACCATTCTTGATGCGATTTGTTTGGCATTGTTCCACCGCACACCGCGTTTGAAGAGTATCGCCAAAGGCAACAATGAATTAATGACGCGTGGCACGGGTGAGTGTTTTGCTGAGCTAGAGTTTGAAGTTCAGGGCAAAACGTACCGCTCTAACTTCCACCAAAAGCGAGCTCGCGGAAAGCACGATGGCGCATTACAAACGCCAACGTGTGAATTTGCGGATGCGGACACCGATAAAGTCTTAGAGACTATGTTGACCAAGAAGACAAAGTTGGTGGAGCAGGTAACGGGTCTCGATTTTTCACGCTTCACTAAATCCATCATGTTGTCTCAGGGTGAGTTTGCGGCGTTCTTAAATGCAAATGCTAACGACCGTGCAGAGCTACTTGAAGAGCTGACGGGTACAGAAGTCTATAGCCTGATTTCTGAGCGCATCTACGATCATTTCAAGTCGAGTGAAGAGTCGCTTAATCACCTTAAAGCGAAAGCAGAAGGTGTGAGCTTACTGTCTGAAGAGCAAATCAAAGAGCTAACCGCAGAACGAGAAACGCTAGAAGCTGAGCAGAAGCGTTTAGCCGAGCAATTAAAAGAGTGGCAAGCGCATCTAAGCTGGTGGAAAGACGTGACCAAAGCTGAGCAAACTATTGCGACCAGTGAGCACGATCTTAAAACCACTCAAGATGAACTAGACCGTAACCAACCTTTACTAGAGCGTTTGGCAAACAGTGAGCCAGCTGAAAAGCTGCGCCCAATGCACAAAGATTTAAAGCGTTGTGAACAAGAGGTGAATACTACTCAAGCTCACTTAGATAACAGCACTAAGTTACTTGCTGTTCGTGATGCGGAAAAGCAAGACGCGCAAACTAAACTGACTCTAAGCAGTGACGCTGTTCAGAAGATAAAAGCCGAACAACAAGATCAAGAGAAGATCATTGAACAGGTTCGCCCTCTAGATAACCAAATCGCCGTACTCAAAGATAAGCAAACTGCGGCCTGTAATGCAGCGAATACGCTAAACGAGCAACATACGCAGCAGCGCAATAAACAGGTCGTTTTGGTTCAAAAAATAGATGCACTAAAGCAACAAGATCAACTGAGCGTTGAGTACCTAAATACGCATCAAGCTGACCAACATCTGGAAAAATACTTAGGTCAATGGCAAGCAAAGGTAGAGCAAGTTCGTACCCTTGAGCGTCAGCATTCAGAACAACTAAATTCAGCGAAGCAAGCTTTGTCTGCGGTTGATGCACAGCAAACGATCATCAAATCGGCGCAAGAAGCTAAAGCCACGCAAGATAAAACTTTAGCTGAATTGGTTGTGCTAGAGAGTAGTGCAAAGCAACAGTGGGAAGCATTGCAAGGCAACACCAGCGAACAAGTATTGAATGCGCAAAAAGATCTGTTGGAGTTTTGGAATCGCAATACGCATTCATTACTTGAGATCAATCGTGGTTTCCTAAATGCCCAACAACAACTGCACGCAAAAACACAGGCTCATCAAACTAACACTCAGAAAGTCGACAAGCTTTCGAAAGAACGTGAAGTGCTGGTGGAGCGATATAAAGAGAAAGAGACTTCGCTTGAGCGATTAACGCGTTTGATTGATCAAGAAGGCGAGTTGGCGAAATACCGTGCAGCTCTAGAATCAGGCTCTGAGTGCCCGCTGTGTGGTTCAACAGACCATTCGATTGAGCAGTCGCAAGATATTGCAAACTTGGTTGCTCAACAAGAGCGTGAAAAGCATGAGTTAGCGATCATCAAGAAAGACGGTCAAGAGCATCGTCAACAGTTAGATTCTCTTGCTCCTATGATTACCGCACTTAACGATGACATTCAACGTGCGCAAGCGGATATGCAGCAGGCTCAACTGAACTGGCAAGGTGTAATCGGCAAGCTTCAACAGAGCTTATCGGATTTCGTTGGCATGGCTCCTGAACTGGTGCTGCTAACGATTAATGATTTAGGTAATGAAGCTACAGTCGCGACCTTTGCTCAGCAGTGTGAAGTTCAACTAAGTCAGAGCTCACAGCAACTCAAAGCGTTGGCTGATGCTAAAGCGCATTACGCCGAAGCTGAGAAACAACGCCTGTCTGTAAGTGTTATGGCTGACAAGGCGCAGTCTAATCTAGAGTTGGCCGAGCAACGCTTAGCGGATCTGAATAAGCAAAATCACAGCACGAACGAACAAGTGGCTCAGATAGCTCAAGCGAAAGAACAGCAATGGAGCGCTTTGAAAGAGAGCATTGTTCAAACGGCTATCGAAGCACCTGAACTTGAGCATATTGATGATTGGTTTACTGCGAAATTGCAAGCGTCAAGCACATGGCAGCAAACCAAACAGCAACAGGCCGATATTGAGAAGCAACTGATTACTCAAAGTGCCGAACTGAATACCTTAGATGACAAGCTAAGTAGCGCAGAGAAAGAGCTCGCGACACTGACGCAACAGAGTGAGTCTTTAGTGTCAGAACTCACTCGTGTAACGGCTGAAAGAACAGAGTTGTTTGGTGACAAAGACATTCAAGCCACCAGCAATGCGATGAAGCAAAAAGTCACTGAAGCGGTAAATGCATTTGATGCCGCTCAGTTAGTGCTTAACCGTTGCGAACTGGAACATCGAACTGAGCAAACTAAACACATTAGCTTCTCTGAAGAGTTGACTAGCAAGCAGTCAAGTTACACACAAGCGACAAATGCTTGGCTAGAAGCACTGAAAACTAGCCCATTCGAAGATGAGGCTAATTTTGAAGCAGCGTTGTTAGACGAAGAGGTTAGAACTCAACTTCAAAGCCTGAAGAAGTATTTAGACGAAGCGATTGTCAGTGCGAAAACAAGGTTGAACACAGCTAAAGCGGCGCAAGTGGAGCTACAAAACCACGAAAATGCTAAAGCATGGCAAGAGCAAGACCAACAGCAAGTTGAAGAAGCGACCACTGAGTGTCAAAACGCACAACAAAGCCATGCGACCAAGATCGGCGCGATTTCGGCCAATCTTGAAACGGATAGCCAGAATCGTAGTAATCAGCAAGATCTGTTCAAGCAGATCGACGAGCAGCAGCTCGAGTTTGATGATATTTCACGTCTGAACTCACTTATCGGTTCTAAGAACGGCGACAAGTTCCGTAAGTTTGCTCAAGGTCTAACACTGGAAAACTTGGTGTATTTGGCGAACAAGCAGCTACAGCGTTTGCATGGTCGTTATGAGCTAAAACGTAAAGCCGATGATGGCCTAGAACTGCAAGTGCTCGACACATGGCAGGGCGATGTGATGCGTGATACCAAGACTTTGTCGGGCGGCGAAAGCTTCTTGGTGAGTTTGGCGTTGGCATTAGCGCTTTCTGATCTTGTGAGCTACAAAACCAGTATTGATTCCCTGTTCCTAGATGAAGGTTTCGGCACGTTAGATAGCGACACATTGGACATTGCACTTAACGCGCTCGATAACCTGAACGCGTCAGGCAAGATGATTGGTGTCATTAGTCACGTTGAAGCGCTGAAAGAGAGAGTGCCAGTTCAGCTTAAAGTGACGAAACACTCCGGACTTGGCGTGAGTGAGATGGAGAAGCAGTACAAGGTAGTTGCTTAG
- a CDS encoding class I SAM-dependent DNA methyltransferase: MSANALYTDLSGYYDLMCVDIDYQAQSDCVRRLHQIFGNKGKTHLDLGCGTGPHVRHFIDYGYQSSGLDLNKPMLDIAQVRCPEAKFSVQNMSNFEVSEPLDLITCFLYSIHYNDGIERLKECIASVHRALKPEGVFCFNVVDKEKISNDLFVRHTANKEHDDFTFRSGWYYSGEGSKQMLKLSIEKTTAGETQVWDDEHPMVAFSFKELIDILKPHFEVHIFEHDYDKLLPWDTKSGNALVTCVKI; the protein is encoded by the coding sequence ATGTCCGCCAACGCACTCTATACCGACCTATCCGGTTACTATGATTTAATGTGTGTCGATATTGACTACCAAGCGCAGAGTGACTGCGTTCGTAGGTTACATCAGATTTTTGGAAATAAAGGAAAAACACACCTCGACCTTGGATGTGGCACTGGACCACACGTTCGCCATTTTATTGATTACGGCTATCAAAGTAGTGGCCTTGATCTGAATAAACCAATGCTCGACATTGCTCAAGTTCGTTGCCCTGAAGCTAAATTTTCAGTACAAAACATGAGTAACTTTGAGGTCTCAGAACCGCTCGATCTTATCACTTGTTTCTTGTATTCCATCCATTACAACGACGGTATTGAGAGACTAAAAGAGTGCATTGCAAGCGTCCACCGAGCTTTGAAACCTGAAGGTGTCTTCTGCTTCAACGTGGTTGATAAAGAGAAGATCAGCAATGACTTGTTTGTTCGACATACGGCAAACAAAGAACATGATGACTTTACCTTTCGCTCAGGTTGGTATTACTCCGGCGAAGGTAGCAAGCAAATGTTAAAACTAAGCATAGAAAAAACGACTGCGGGTGAAACTCAAGTATGGGATGACGAACACCCTATGGTGGCATTCTCGTTTAAGGAGTTGATCGATATATTGAAGCCCCACTTTGAGGTTCATATTTTTGAACACGATTATGACAAGCTGCTGCCTTGGGATACCAAATCAGGTAATGCTTTGGTCACTTGTGTAAAAATCTAG
- the sbcD gene encoding exonuclease subunit SbcD has translation MKILHTSDWHLGQNFYNKSRKNEHERFLQWLLEQVTEHNIDAIIVAGDIFDTSTPPSYAREMYNKFVVDSNKIGCQLVLLGGNHDSVSVLKETQQLLKYMGADVIPNTNEDHATQVVELKGKNGDVEALVCTIPFIRPRDVLTSQAGVTGVERQKQLGDAIKQHYQSVYDAAVEKRATFENSEHMPIIATGHLTAMGVQQSDSVRDIYVGNLDGFAADGFPDADYIALGHIHRPQVVAKREYIRYCGSPIPLSFDELKSQKQVCVVEFVEGVRTISQLSVPTFQPLAEIKGDLSEIESQLNQYLGLDSEQSVWLSIEVQAQDYLSDLQERMRSLTDGLNVEVLQLRRARERRNQALEQESAETLSELSPMDVFSKRIALEEFETDSEKARLERMTVKFKQVMVEVSESAQAPNKVEE, from the coding sequence ATGAAGATTCTTCACACGTCCGATTGGCACCTTGGCCAAAACTTCTACAATAAAAGCCGTAAGAATGAACATGAACGGTTTTTACAATGGTTACTTGAGCAAGTTACTGAGCACAACATCGACGCGATCATTGTTGCTGGCGATATTTTCGATACCAGCACACCGCCGAGTTACGCTCGTGAGATGTATAACAAGTTTGTGGTCGATTCGAACAAGATCGGCTGCCAATTGGTGTTGTTAGGTGGAAATCACGATTCGGTGTCTGTGCTTAAAGAGACACAACAGCTGCTCAAATACATGGGCGCAGATGTGATTCCTAATACCAATGAAGATCATGCGACTCAGGTTGTCGAACTAAAAGGCAAGAACGGCGATGTAGAAGCGCTGGTTTGTACCATTCCCTTTATTCGCCCTCGCGATGTATTGACTAGCCAGGCGGGTGTCACAGGCGTTGAGCGTCAGAAGCAACTCGGCGATGCAATCAAACAGCACTACCAAAGTGTTTATGATGCCGCTGTAGAAAAACGTGCGACGTTTGAAAACAGCGAGCACATGCCGATTATCGCTACTGGTCATTTAACAGCGATGGGTGTTCAACAATCGGATTCTGTGCGTGATATCTATGTCGGTAACCTTGATGGTTTCGCCGCTGATGGTTTCCCAGATGCCGATTATATTGCACTTGGTCATATCCACCGTCCACAAGTGGTGGCAAAGCGTGAATATATTCGTTATTGCGGCTCACCAATCCCATTAAGCTTTGATGAACTTAAGTCTCAGAAACAAGTGTGTGTGGTTGAGTTTGTTGAGGGCGTGCGCACCATTTCTCAATTGTCAGTTCCAACGTTCCAACCGCTTGCTGAAATCAAAGGCGACTTAAGTGAGATCGAATCTCAGCTGAACCAATACTTAGGTTTAGATAGCGAACAAAGCGTATGGTTATCGATAGAAGTGCAAGCGCAAGATTACTTATCTGATTTGCAAGAGCGTATGCGTTCATTGACTGACGGTTTGAATGTGGAAGTACTTCAACTGCGCCGAGCAAGAGAGCGTCGTAATCAAGCATTAGAGCAAGAGTCAGCAGAAACCTTATCTGAACTGAGCCCGATGGATGTGTTTAGCAAGCGTATTGCCTTAGAAGAGTTTGAAACCGATTCTGAAAAAGCGCGTTTAGAGCGCATGACGGTGAAGTTTAAACAAGTGATGGTCGAAGTGTCTGAAAGCGCTCAAGCGCCAAACAAAGTAGAAGAGTAA
- a CDS encoding GNAT family N-acetyltransferase: MEIKIDDLSGGEVIELLEEHLADMYATSPPESVHALDLDALKSPEITFFSAWKDSQLLGCVAIKELDIQHAELKSMRTSQFARKSGVASQLLQHVLDTATARQYRRISLETGSEDYFKPARNLYQKFGFGYCEPFANYVLDPHSQFMTIELR; encoded by the coding sequence ATGGAAATAAAAATTGATGATTTGTCGGGTGGAGAGGTTATTGAGCTACTCGAAGAGCATTTAGCTGATATGTATGCGACATCGCCACCAGAAAGCGTTCATGCATTGGATCTTGATGCTTTGAAATCACCAGAGATTACTTTTTTCAGTGCGTGGAAAGACAGTCAGTTGTTGGGCTGTGTGGCTATAAAAGAGCTTGACATACAACACGCTGAATTGAAGTCGATGAGAACTTCGCAGTTTGCAAGAAAGTCTGGTGTTGCTAGCCAACTTTTACAACATGTTTTAGATACCGCAACCGCTCGCCAATATCGACGTATTAGCCTAGAAACGGGATCGGAAGACTACTTTAAGCCAGCGCGTAATTTGTACCAAAAATTTGGCTTTGGTTACTGTGAACCTTTTGCTAATTATGTGTTAGATCCACACAGCCAGTTCATGACTATTGAGTTACGTTAA